One stretch of Pseudomonas sp. NC02 DNA includes these proteins:
- a CDS encoding ABC transporter ATP-binding protein, which translates to MIRALLRSLQPREAGLLRRALMAMALSALAQGAALALLPMAFAQWFGNTTPWAWAIGFTGMALLCLWLRRYAQLAGYRAGAEAAQALNRRIGDKLVQLPLEWFVERRSAELNRLVTHTVLQIMSTPAHLLQPMANALLTPLALLLALFFYDRSMALAALAALPLLVLVYHWGVRWGGQAEALSEAAANEAAARVMEFLRQQPLLRSSGRTEQGFDLLTEALAQQQQAQRHAHWRTFPAALGLAVVLQAGYSAILLCGLYAVLGGTLDAAKFLALAILATCLVEPMGALVNLGTTLRQTRHGLNRLRHLLQMPGLPEPLEPQPALGYDVQVRDVGLVRQGQAILQGIDFTLQERSLNLVVGASGSGKSSLLRLLARFSDVSSGAIHLGGVDLRQLSALARDTQVALMFQDSPLLPGSLLDNLLLGRPDASEEQWQHAARATGLDRLAERLPQGWHTVLGEQGVSLSGGERQCLALSRVLLKDASLILLDEPTAALDAISEARVNRTLLQLARRHTVVLVTHKPTLAPHADQILLLDHGQLAQVGRHDALMATPGRYRELFHEREAINRWRLRPDPTVPQRTVPHDR; encoded by the coding sequence ATGATTCGCGCGCTGTTACGCAGCCTGCAACCCCGTGAAGCCGGCTTGTTGCGGCGTGCGCTGATGGCGATGGCGTTGAGTGCGTTGGCCCAGGGCGCAGCGTTGGCGTTGTTGCCGATGGCCTTTGCCCAGTGGTTCGGCAACACCACGCCTTGGGCCTGGGCCATCGGTTTCACCGGCATGGCCTTGTTGTGCCTCTGGCTGCGCCGGTATGCCCAGCTGGCGGGCTATCGCGCCGGTGCCGAAGCAGCCCAGGCGTTGAACCGACGCATTGGTGACAAGCTGGTGCAACTGCCGCTGGAATGGTTTGTGGAGCGGCGCAGCGCTGAACTGAATCGCCTGGTGACTCACACCGTGCTGCAAATCATGAGCACCCCGGCGCACCTTTTGCAGCCAATGGCCAATGCGCTGTTGACGCCTTTGGCACTCCTGCTGGCGCTGTTTTTCTACGACCGCTCCATGGCGTTGGCGGCACTGGCCGCGTTGCCGTTGCTGGTGCTGGTGTACCACTGGGGCGTGCGCTGGGGCGGGCAAGCTGAAGCACTGAGCGAAGCCGCAGCCAATGAAGCGGCGGCCCGGGTGATGGAGTTTCTGCGCCAGCAACCGTTGCTGCGCTCCAGCGGGCGCACCGAGCAAGGTTTCGACCTGCTCACCGAGGCCCTGGCCCAGCAGCAACAGGCACAGCGTCACGCCCACTGGCGCACTTTTCCCGCCGCGCTGGGTTTGGCGGTGGTGTTGCAGGCCGGCTACAGCGCCATCCTGTTATGCGGCCTGTATGCCGTATTGGGTGGCACCCTCGATGCGGCGAAGTTCCTGGCGCTGGCGATTCTCGCCACCTGCCTGGTGGAGCCAATGGGCGCGCTGGTCAACCTCGGTACCACGTTGCGCCAGACCCGCCACGGCTTGAATCGCCTGCGCCACCTGCTGCAGATGCCGGGGTTGCCTGAGCCTCTCGAACCCCAACCTGCCCTGGGTTACGACGTGCAAGTGCGGGACGTAGGACTGGTCCGCCAGGGCCAGGCGATCTTGCAAGGCATCGACTTCACGTTGCAGGAGCGTTCGCTGAACCTGGTGGTGGGGGCGTCCGGCTCCGGCAAGTCCAGCCTGTTGCGCCTGCTGGCGCGCTTCAGCGATGTAAGCAGTGGCGCGATTCACCTCGGCGGTGTCGACCTGCGGCAACTGTCGGCCCTGGCCCGAGATACCCAGGTCGCCTTGATGTTCCAGGACAGCCCGCTGTTGCCGGGCAGCCTGCTGGACAACCTGCTGCTGGGCCGCCCCGACGCCAGCGAAGAGCAATGGCAGCACGCCGCCCGCGCCACCGGCCTCGACCGCCTCGCCGAGCGCCTGCCCCAGGGCTGGCACACCGTGCTGGGCGAGCAGGGCGTCAGCCTGTCCGGCGGCGAGCGCCAATGCCTGGCGTTGTCGCGGGTGTTGCTCAAGGACGCGTCGCTGATCCTGCTGGACGAGCCGACCGCCGCCCTCGATGCCATCAGCGAGGCGCGGGTCAATCGGACCCTGTTGCAACTGGCCCGCCGGCACACGGTGGTGCTGGTCACCCACAAACCGACCTTGGCGCCCCATGCCGACCAGATTCTGCTGCTCGACCACGGCCAGTTGGCCCAGGTCGGCCGCCATG
- a CDS encoding ABC transporter ATP-binding protein: MADQDSLRELLAPVRGRLICAMLLQALATLIGLLPLIAVAELAPSLLDGKLDLHDGFWWLLAGAGALLLRMLGLAAALQMTHLADSDLQRQVRQRLAAHLARVPLAWFSARGGQKVDRVLLDDVGALHQLVAHLPNNLAAALVAPLACLLYLLTVSVPMTVVVLLPPALALWRLRALRSQAYRDDQKALGAALGNLSLATQQFVQSIAMVKSFGRADRVQSKFFGAVERFASFFSCWAQRWAGLGASVEVLLSPLLVLALVLLGGASLVAGGWLMPVQLLPFLLLGPALAAPVAAVGHGADALVQGRMAASRIATVLNSATLTQPRESREPKGRQVSFEGVDFRYPDGTQVLHDIDLDLPPGTLTALVGDSGAGKSTLATLLARFADVSAGAIRIGDVDLRDMHSATLYRQVAFVFQDVRLLRTSVLDNLRLARPDATQIEVEAAARAAQIHQRILALPQGYHTVLGAGVQLSGGEVQRLGIARAMLSEAPILILDEATAASDPESEAAIQQALSRLARARTVLVIAHRLSSIQDADQIVVLQGGRIVERGTHHGLLDQQGTYAGLWAAEQFSAAALKRARA, encoded by the coding sequence GTGGCTGATCAAGACTCGCTGCGTGAACTGCTCGCGCCTGTACGTGGCCGGTTGATCTGCGCCATGCTGCTGCAAGCCCTGGCGACCCTGATCGGCCTGCTGCCGTTGATCGCGGTGGCGGAGTTGGCGCCGTCGTTGCTGGACGGAAAACTCGATCTGCACGATGGGTTCTGGTGGTTGTTGGCCGGTGCGGGCGCTTTGCTGTTGCGCATGCTCGGGCTGGCTGCCGCCTTGCAGATGACCCACCTGGCCGACAGCGACCTGCAACGCCAGGTTCGCCAACGGCTGGCCGCGCATTTGGCGCGGGTTCCGCTGGCTTGGTTCAGCGCCCGTGGTGGGCAAAAAGTCGACCGTGTTTTGCTCGACGACGTCGGTGCGCTGCATCAACTGGTGGCGCACTTGCCAAACAACCTCGCCGCCGCATTGGTGGCGCCCCTGGCGTGCCTGTTGTACCTGCTGACGGTAAGTGTGCCGATGACCGTTGTGGTGCTGCTGCCTCCAGCGCTGGCGCTGTGGCGACTGCGAGCCTTGCGCTCCCAGGCTTATCGGGATGACCAGAAGGCACTGGGCGCCGCGCTGGGCAACCTGTCCCTGGCCACCCAGCAGTTTGTGCAGAGCATCGCCATGGTCAAGTCATTCGGCCGGGCCGATCGGGTGCAGTCAAAGTTCTTCGGTGCGGTGGAACGTTTCGCCAGTTTCTTTTCCTGCTGGGCCCAACGCTGGGCCGGGCTTGGGGCGAGTGTCGAGGTGCTGCTTTCGCCGTTGCTGGTGCTGGCCCTGGTGCTGTTGGGCGGTGCGTCGCTGGTGGCTGGCGGTTGGCTGATGCCGGTGCAACTGCTGCCGTTCCTGCTGCTGGGGCCGGCCCTGGCAGCGCCGGTCGCGGCCGTCGGGCATGGTGCGGATGCACTGGTGCAGGGCCGCATGGCCGCCAGCCGTATCGCCACCGTGCTCAACAGCGCGACGTTGACGCAACCTCGCGAATCCCGCGAGCCCAAGGGCCGCCAGGTGAGCTTTGAAGGCGTGGACTTTCGCTACCCCGACGGCACGCAGGTGCTGCATGACATTGACCTGGATCTACCGCCCGGCACGCTGACCGCATTGGTGGGCGACTCGGGCGCCGGCAAATCCACCCTGGCCACTTTGCTTGCGCGCTTTGCCGATGTGAGTGCCGGGGCGATCCGCATCGGCGACGTCGACCTGCGGGACATGCACAGCGCCACCTTGTATCGCCAGGTCGCCTTTGTGTTCCAGGATGTGCGCCTGCTGCGCACCAGCGTCCTCGACAACCTGCGCCTGGCGCGCCCCGACGCCACGCAAATCGAGGTGGAAGCCGCCGCCCGGGCCGCGCAGATTCACCAGCGCATCCTCGCGCTGCCCCAGGGGTATCACACCGTCCTCGGAGCCGGCGTGCAACTGTCCGGCGGTGAAGTGCAACGCCTGGGCATTGCCCGGGCGATGCTCAGTGAAGCGCCGATCCTGATTCTCGATGAAGCCACCGCCGCCAGTGATCCTGAATCCGAAGCCGCGATCCAGCAGGCGCTGTCTCGCCTGGCCCGTGCCCGCACGGTGCTGGTAATCGCCCACCGCTTGAGCAGCATCCAGGACGCCGACCAGATCGTCGTGCTGCAAGGCGGGCGGATTGTCGAGCGCGGTACGCATCACGGCTTGCTGGACCAGCAGGGCACTTACGCCGGGCTGTGGGCCGCTGAGCAGTTTTCGGCGGCCGCACTGAAGAGGGCACGGGCATGA
- a CDS encoding (2,3-dihydroxybenzoyl)adenylate synthase has translation MTIIDDCPDWPEAFAQRYRDAGYWRDETFGDLLRNAARTFGEREAITDGTLRVSYRQLDQRVDQLAGGFSRLGLVAGDNVVVQLPNCVGFVEVCFALYRLGVRPIFALPAHRHLEIGRFCEFAQARAYLCADVTAGFDYRGMARGLKAAHGDLAWVIVAGEAEEFIALEDLYLDDPQPTFSAPPADAVACFQLSGGSTGVPKLIPRRHNEYLYNVRTSAERCGLTDATVYLAALPMAHNFPMCCPGFMGTLLMGGRVVLSGSPSAETCFALIEHERVTHTALVPPLVLVWLDAAQARGQGLPGLQLLQVGGAKLSFEAARRVEPTLGCRLQQVFGMAEGLICYTDPNDPPQRVLHTQGKPMSPGDEIRVVDDNEQDVIQGQVGQLLTRGPYTIRGYYRHPAHNAQAFTTDGFYRTGDRVMLTDDGYLMVEGRDKDVINRGGEKIAAEEVENLLLSHPAVADVALVAMPDAYLGERTCAFVIPRGTAPRPPELLRHLREQGLAAFKLPDRFEFIPGFPQTGVGKVSRKHLREAIQQLYFGAKQPEGSAARG, from the coding sequence ATGACTATCATTGACGACTGCCCCGATTGGCCCGAAGCGTTTGCCCAACGCTATCGCGACGCAGGCTATTGGCGCGACGAGACCTTTGGCGACCTGCTACGCAACGCCGCCCGCACCTTTGGCGAGCGTGAAGCGATCACCGATGGAACGCTGCGGGTGAGCTATCGCCAACTGGATCAACGGGTCGATCAACTGGCCGGCGGGTTCTCCCGGCTGGGGTTGGTGGCAGGGGACAACGTGGTGGTGCAACTGCCGAACTGCGTGGGTTTTGTCGAAGTGTGCTTCGCCCTGTATCGCCTCGGCGTACGGCCAATCTTTGCGTTACCGGCCCATCGTCATCTGGAAATCGGCCGCTTCTGCGAGTTTGCCCAGGCCAGGGCATACCTCTGCGCTGACGTCACGGCAGGTTTTGATTATCGGGGCATGGCCCGTGGCTTGAAGGCGGCCCATGGCGACCTTGCGTGGGTGATCGTGGCCGGTGAGGCTGAAGAATTCATCGCGCTCGAAGACCTTTATCTGGACGACCCGCAGCCAACCTTTTCTGCGCCGCCCGCGGATGCCGTCGCGTGTTTCCAGTTGTCCGGTGGCTCCACCGGCGTGCCGAAACTGATCCCGCGTCGCCACAATGAATACCTCTACAACGTGCGGACCAGCGCCGAACGTTGCGGCCTGACCGACGCCACGGTGTACCTCGCCGCGCTGCCCATGGCCCATAACTTTCCCATGTGCTGCCCGGGGTTCATGGGCACCTTGCTGATGGGCGGCCGTGTGGTGCTGAGCGGCTCGCCAAGCGCCGAAACCTGCTTCGCCCTGATCGAGCATGAACGCGTGACCCATACCGCGCTGGTGCCGCCACTGGTGCTGGTCTGGCTGGATGCCGCCCAGGCGCGCGGGCAGGGCCTGCCAGGATTGCAACTGCTGCAAGTCGGCGGCGCCAAACTGAGCTTCGAGGCTGCCCGCCGCGTGGAACCCACCCTCGGCTGCCGCTTGCAGCAAGTGTTCGGCATGGCCGAGGGGCTGATTTGCTATACCGACCCCAACGACCCACCGCAACGAGTCCTGCACACCCAGGGCAAACCCATGTCCCCGGGCGACGAAATCCGGGTGGTGGACGACAACGAACAGGACGTGATACAGGGCCAGGTCGGCCAATTGCTGACCCGTGGTCCGTACACGATTCGCGGTTACTACCGCCACCCTGCGCACAACGCCCAGGCGTTTACCACTGACGGTTTCTACCGCACCGGCGACCGGGTAATGCTCACCGACGACGGCTACCTGATGGTCGAAGGTCGCGACAAGGACGTGATCAACCGTGGCGGCGAAAAGATCGCCGCCGAAGAAGTCGAAAACCTCCTGCTCAGCCATCCTGCCGTCGCCGATGTGGCCTTGGTGGCGATGCCGGACGCCTACCTCGGCGAACGCACCTGCGCCTTCGTGATTCCCCGTGGCACGGCACCGCGCCCGCCGGAACTGCTGCGCCATCTGCGTGAGCAAGGGTTGGCGGCCTTCAAGCTGCCGGACCGCTTCGAATTTATCCCCGGTTTCCCGCAAACCGGCGTGGGCAAGGTCAGCCGCAAGCACCTGCGGGAGGCTATCCAGCAGCTGTATTTCGGGGCAAAACAACCTGAGGGAAGCGCCGCCCGTGGCTGA
- a CDS encoding AraC family transcriptional regulator, with protein MLSPHAAPLPTQRDFTLNFPNTLNTGAATVVPEITLSAGTVLMDSQMWMQEPLWQGLKIILVLSGQLNCRVEGQQEVEIRGPTLCAVANQGEHCGDHLFASGVPVRYTTVQLDFPSIRSVGLEPERLLDKRGGGPMMFCQPASKPLLALAQQIFTCPLQGPARSFYLGGKALELTALGVEGILAQTESRPVQDAHCNSADIERIHAARDLLLGSLQASPSLAELSRAVGLNPRKLTAGFRQVFGTSVYVYLQEQRLAEAYRLLASGETNVSSAAYRVGYSPAHFSTAFRKRFGVSPKALR; from the coding sequence ATGCTCAGCCCACACGCTGCGCCGCTACCGACCCAAAGGGATTTCACCCTCAATTTTCCCAACACTTTGAACACGGGTGCCGCCACCGTCGTGCCGGAAATCACCCTGTCCGCCGGGACTGTGTTGATGGACAGCCAGATGTGGATGCAAGAGCCGCTGTGGCAAGGTTTGAAGATCATCCTGGTGCTCAGCGGCCAGCTCAATTGCCGGGTCGAAGGCCAGCAGGAAGTGGAGATTCGCGGGCCGACCCTGTGCGCCGTGGCCAACCAGGGTGAACATTGTGGCGATCACCTGTTCGCCAGTGGTGTGCCGGTGCGCTACACCACCGTGCAGCTGGATTTCCCGTCGATCCGCAGCGTCGGCCTTGAGCCTGAGCGCCTGCTGGATAAACGCGGCGGCGGGCCGATGATGTTCTGCCAGCCCGCGAGCAAACCGTTGCTCGCCCTTGCCCAACAGATTTTCACCTGCCCGTTGCAGGGCCCTGCCCGCTCCTTCTATCTGGGCGGCAAGGCCCTGGAGCTGACAGCGCTGGGGGTGGAGGGAATTCTCGCGCAAACCGAGTCGCGCCCGGTGCAGGACGCCCATTGCAACTCAGCGGACATCGAACGCATTCATGCCGCCCGCGACCTGTTGCTCGGTTCGTTGCAGGCTTCGCCGTCATTGGCCGAGCTGTCTCGCGCAGTCGGCCTCAACCCGCGCAAATTGACCGCGGGCTTTCGTCAGGTATTCGGCACCAGTGTCTATGTGTACTTGCAGGAACAGCGCCTGGCCGAAGCCTATCGCCTGCTCGCCAGCGGTGAGACCAATGTGTCCAGCGCCGCGTACCGCGTGGGTTACAGCCCGGCGCATTTCTCCACGGCGTTTCGCAAGCGTTTCGGGGTTTCGCCCAAGGCGTTGCGCTGA
- a CDS encoding TonB-dependent siderophore receptor, producing the protein MGTRVLYRDTPGLPIDTAVPHLKTSRKPLATLIHGVALGLSLTQMNLVQAAEADTDHALVLDSSVVTGTQADSPTGQQAGYVAKRSLSGTKTDTALNEIPQSISVVTRDQMDAQQVQSVSEALRYTAGVQANTTAASQRFDNLSIRGFDVTSTGMLRDGLRGTTTQAWPKAEAYGLERIDVLKGPASVLFGQNAPGGVVNQISKRPLDQSFHEVQLQGGSFDRAQGQFDFSGPLDDQRQFLYRLVGLERSSGTQFDHIKDDKTFIAPSFTWRPNDDTSLTVLADYSEDEFGAPRVFLPTVGTLKPNPNGKVKHNVFLDEPGLDNGRTQYSLGYLLEHRINDVWSLNSSARYGHVNLLTNTASGMSLAPDLRTLNRSAYRFRIVGDVYSLDNNAQARWNLGEVQMVSLLGVDYRRTREDYYLNGGAASSIDIYNPVHGGVFAPNTPFASTLQRADQTGLYAQQQMTFNDRWVLTVGGRQDHSSARTDNRLTDTGQKQDDNKFTYRAGLVYLADNGLSPYISYATSFDPVLGTDFYGTSFKPSTAKQSEVGIKYQPPGIDSYITLSLFDLTQQNVKTTDPSNPLNSVQTGEVNVRGVELEGKASLAKGLDLLATLTYNDAEVSKSNNPLEKGNRPTDTPEKMASLWADYTLPFGPLTGLGFGVGVRYIGSTEADAANTVSVPSYTLLDAAVHYDFDKLIPAAKGLRLAVNATNLTDKHYYEGCSLSSCSAGYDRSVIASLRYRW; encoded by the coding sequence ATGGGCACCCGCGTTCTGTACCGAGACACCCCAGGTTTGCCAATCGATACCGCAGTCCCGCACTTGAAAACCAGTCGCAAGCCCTTGGCAACCCTGATCCATGGCGTTGCCCTGGGCCTGTCGCTGACCCAGATGAACCTTGTGCAGGCCGCCGAGGCGGACACCGATCACGCCCTGGTGCTCGACAGCAGCGTGGTCACCGGGACCCAAGCCGACAGCCCCACCGGACAACAGGCCGGCTACGTGGCCAAGCGTAGCCTCAGCGGGACCAAGACCGACACCGCGCTCAATGAAATCCCCCAGTCGATCTCCGTAGTGACCCGCGACCAGATGGACGCGCAGCAAGTGCAATCGGTGAGCGAAGCGTTGCGCTACACGGCCGGCGTGCAGGCCAACACTACCGCCGCCAGCCAGCGCTTCGACAACCTCTCGATTCGCGGCTTCGACGTGACCAGCACCGGCATGTTGCGCGACGGCTTACGTGGCACCACCACCCAGGCCTGGCCAAAAGCCGAAGCCTATGGCCTGGAACGCATCGACGTGCTCAAGGGCCCGGCCTCGGTGTTGTTCGGCCAGAACGCACCGGGCGGTGTGGTCAACCAGATCAGCAAGCGGCCACTGGACCAGTCGTTCCATGAAGTGCAGCTCCAGGGCGGCAGTTTCGACCGCGCCCAGGGCCAGTTCGACTTCAGCGGGCCACTGGATGACCAGAGGCAATTCCTCTATCGGCTGGTGGGCCTGGAGCGCAGCAGCGGCACCCAGTTCGATCACATCAAGGACGACAAAACCTTCATCGCGCCGTCGTTTACCTGGCGGCCGAACGACGACACCAGCCTGACCGTACTGGCCGATTACTCGGAGGATGAATTCGGCGCGCCCCGGGTGTTCCTGCCGACGGTGGGCACGCTCAAGCCGAACCCGAATGGCAAGGTCAAACACAACGTCTTTCTCGACGAACCCGGCCTGGACAACGGCCGCACGCAATACTCGCTGGGCTACCTGTTGGAGCACCGGATCAACGATGTGTGGAGCCTGAATTCCAGCGCACGTTATGGCCACGTCAACCTGCTGACCAACACCGCCAGCGGCATGTCCCTGGCGCCGGACCTGCGCACCTTGAACCGGTCGGCCTACCGCTTCCGCATCGTCGGCGACGTGTACTCCCTGGACAACAATGCCCAGGCCCGCTGGAACCTTGGCGAGGTGCAGATGGTGTCGCTGCTGGGGGTCGATTACCGGCGCACCCGTGAAGACTATTACCTCAACGGCGGCGCGGCATCGTCGATCGACATCTACAACCCGGTGCACGGGGGTGTGTTCGCGCCGAACACCCCGTTCGCCAGCACCTTGCAGCGCGCCGACCAGACCGGGCTCTACGCCCAGCAGCAGATGACGTTCAACGACCGTTGGGTACTGACCGTCGGCGGTCGCCAGGATCATTCGAGTGCGCGCACCGACAACCGCCTGACCGACACCGGGCAGAAGCAGGACGACAACAAGTTCACCTACCGTGCAGGCCTCGTTTACCTGGCCGACAACGGCCTGTCGCCGTACATCAGCTACGCCACCTCGTTCGACCCGGTGCTCGGCACTGATTTCTACGGCACCAGCTTCAAACCGAGCACCGCCAAGCAGTCGGAAGTCGGCATCAAGTACCAGCCGCCCGGGATCGACAGCTACATCACCCTGTCGCTGTTCGACCTGACCCAGCAGAACGTCAAGACCACCGACCCGAGCAACCCGCTGAACAGCGTGCAGACCGGTGAGGTCAACGTGCGCGGCGTGGAGCTGGAAGGCAAGGCCAGCCTCGCCAAGGGCCTGGACCTGCTGGCAACCCTGACCTACAACGACGCCGAAGTCAGCAAGAGCAACAACCCGCTGGAAAAAGGCAACCGCCCCACCGACACCCCGGAAAAAATGGCGTCGTTGTGGGCTGACTACACCCTGCCCTTTGGCCCGCTCACCGGGCTCGGATTTGGCGTCGGCGTACGCTATATCGGTTCCACCGAGGCCGATGCTGCCAACACTGTGAGCGTGCCCTCCTACACCTTGCTCGACGCGGCGGTGCACTACGATTTCGACAAGCTGATCCCGGCGGCCAAGGGCCTGCGCCTGGCGGTGAATGCCACCAACCTGACCGACAAGCACTATTACGAAGGCTGCTCCCTCTCCAGCTGCAGTGCCGGGTATGACCGCAGTGTCATCGCCAGCCTGCGCTATCGCTGGTAA
- a CDS encoding PepSY domain-containing protein, with amino-acid sequence MRGWWLRVHRWLALSVGLLLALIGLSGALLELKGPILRWEVGSQALDLAPVEHGALLDDAQWISAALGAYPQFQKVFGAAKPRQGFLESDNAIVFGALEDRPGIGIAMIDPYSAEPRAFFVFDDLWLAKLVALHRALLLPPPIGAVALFACGLVLLGSVGSGLYLWWPGRRSWWKAASLRPGSQGLRRLREWHNVAAAWLCLPLAVIAGSGAWLARPDWFFANPAAIKPLFSAAHGHLLLGLPGAALAFLCGLALPLLYLTGLLLWWRKRVRHVRPTVQGNCS; translated from the coding sequence ATGCGTGGGTGGTGGCTTCGTGTGCATCGATGGCTGGCGCTGAGCGTCGGCCTGCTGCTGGCGCTGATTGGCTTGAGCGGTGCGCTGCTGGAACTCAAGGGGCCGATCCTGCGCTGGGAGGTCGGCAGCCAGGCCTTGGACCTGGCTCCGGTTGAACACGGCGCACTGCTGGATGACGCGCAGTGGATCAGCGCGGCACTGGGTGCCTACCCGCAATTTCAGAAAGTCTTTGGCGCCGCAAAACCGCGCCAGGGTTTCCTGGAATCGGACAACGCGATCGTCTTCGGAGCCCTGGAGGATCGGCCCGGCATCGGCATTGCGATGATCGATCCCTACAGTGCCGAGCCACGGGCATTTTTTGTGTTCGATGACCTGTGGCTGGCGAAGCTGGTGGCGCTGCACCGGGCACTGCTGTTGCCGCCGCCCATTGGCGCCGTCGCCCTGTTTGCCTGTGGCCTGGTGCTGCTGGGCTCGGTGGGCAGCGGCCTGTACCTGTGGTGGCCGGGGCGGCGCAGCTGGTGGAAAGCCGCCAGCTTGCGCCCGGGCAGCCAGGGCCTGCGCCGCCTGCGGGAATGGCACAACGTCGCAGCCGCCTGGCTGTGCCTGCCGTTGGCGGTGATTGCCGGCAGCGGCGCCTGGCTGGCCCGGCCCGACTGGTTCTTCGCCAACCCCGCCGCGATCAAACCGCTGTTCTCCGCCGCCCACGGCCACCTGTTGCTCGGGTTGCCCGGCGCGGCCCTGGCCTTTCTTTGCGGCCTGGCATTGCCGCTGCTCTATCTCACCGGGCTGTTGTTGTGGTGGCGCAAACGCGTCCGCCACGTGCGCCCAACTGTTCAAGGAAATTGTTCATGA
- a CDS encoding ABC transporter substrate-binding protein, which translates to MKHPLLLQRGLLLGLGLLMSGLACAHTVTDLAGRKVDVPDKVSHILLGEGRMIYSLSLLEGKNPFTRIAGWQGDFRGLDVQGYAAFQKHFPEADNVPLVGGTSAETFSVEKALAVHPDLAIMALSGGHGPSPDSEAVKQLEAAGVAVIFVDFSDHPLSNTVPSMRLLGKALDRNQQAEDYIAFYQASLAKVTDTLAKAGTVKRPKIFIDMLAGLQDCCGSPGTGNFGEMIKLAGGRNIADGRIPGPIGTLNVEYILSSDPDVYVATGVFGHGQGGVTLGYSATPQQANDSLKQVSQRAPLNELRAVREGNVHGLWHIFYDSPEHLIAVQALAKWLHPELFADLDPEQTRAELYRRFMPIPASGVFTTSLVP; encoded by the coding sequence ATGAAACACCCTCTGTTGTTGCAACGCGGCCTGCTGCTCGGTCTTGGCCTGTTAATGAGCGGCCTGGCCTGCGCCCACACCGTCACCGACCTGGCGGGGCGCAAGGTCGACGTACCGGACAAGGTCTCGCATATCCTGCTGGGTGAAGGCCGGATGATCTACTCGCTGTCGCTCCTTGAAGGCAAGAACCCGTTTACCCGCATCGCCGGCTGGCAAGGGGATTTTCGCGGCCTGGACGTGCAGGGTTACGCCGCGTTCCAGAAGCACTTTCCCGAAGCCGACAACGTACCGTTGGTAGGCGGCACCTCCGCCGAAACCTTCAGTGTGGAAAAGGCCCTGGCGGTACACCCGGACCTGGCGATCATGGCCTTGAGCGGCGGCCATGGCCCGAGCCCCGACAGCGAGGCGGTCAAGCAGCTGGAAGCGGCCGGCGTGGCGGTGATTTTCGTCGACTTCAGCGACCATCCGCTGAGCAACACGGTGCCGAGCATGCGCCTGCTGGGCAAGGCTCTGGACCGTAATCAACAAGCCGAGGACTACATCGCGTTTTACCAGGCCTCGCTGGCCAAGGTCACCGATACCCTGGCCAAGGCCGGGACGGTAAAACGGCCGAAGATCTTCATCGACATGCTCGCCGGCCTGCAGGATTGCTGTGGTTCGCCGGGCACCGGCAACTTCGGGGAAATGATCAAGCTCGCGGGTGGCCGGAACATCGCCGACGGGCGCATTCCCGGCCCGATCGGCACATTGAACGTCGAATACATTCTGTCCAGCGATCCGGATGTGTACGTCGCCACCGGCGTATTCGGCCACGGCCAGGGCGGTGTGACCCTCGGCTATTCGGCCACGCCGCAGCAGGCCAACGACAGCCTCAAGCAAGTGTCCCAGCGCGCGCCGCTGAATGAACTGCGGGCGGTACGTGAAGGCAACGTGCATGGCCTCTGGCATATTTTCTATGACTCGCCGGAACACTTGATCGCAGTGCAGGCCCTGGCCAAGTGGCTGCATCCTGAGTTGTTCGCCGACCTGGATCCGGAACAGACCCGAGCCGAATTGTACCGGCGCTTTATGCCAATTCCGGCCAGCGGCGTATTCACCACGAGCCTTGTGCCGTGA